The Spirosoma radiotolerans genome has a window encoding:
- a CDS encoding ABC transporter ATP-binding protein, with translation MSILRVENLTKTYSSGGRELTVLHSVNFTLEPGDTFSIVGPSGSGKTTLLGLCAGLDRASSGSVYLNDVRLDTLNEDQRAAIRNQYVGFIFQNFQLLPTLTALENVMVPLELRGERGAGKAAQALLERVGLGQRGHHYPTQLSGGEQQRVSLARAFANRPKLLFADEPTGNLDADTSATVVDLLFELNREAGTTLVLVTHDMELASRTQRVIRIKGGAVVNELVNDRIIEG, from the coding sequence ATGAGCATTCTTCGCGTCGAAAATCTAACCAAAACCTATTCCAGTGGGGGCCGCGAGCTAACGGTTCTGCATAGTGTCAACTTCACGCTCGAACCGGGAGACACCTTCTCCATCGTAGGGCCATCGGGTAGTGGCAAAACAACCTTGCTGGGTTTGTGTGCCGGACTCGACCGGGCTTCGTCAGGTAGTGTTTATCTGAACGATGTTCGCCTGGATACACTCAATGAAGATCAGCGCGCAGCCATCCGGAATCAATACGTTGGCTTTATTTTTCAGAACTTCCAGCTTTTGCCTACGCTCACCGCCCTCGAAAATGTGATGGTACCACTCGAACTGCGGGGCGAAAGAGGAGCCGGTAAAGCAGCTCAGGCGTTGCTGGAACGTGTTGGCCTGGGTCAGCGCGGGCACCACTACCCTACCCAGCTCTCCGGCGGTGAACAACAGCGGGTTTCGCTGGCACGGGCGTTTGCCAACCGGCCAAAGCTCCTCTTTGCCGATGAACCAACCGGTAATCTCGACGCTGATACCAGTGCCACGGTAGTCGATCTACTCTTTGAGCTTAATCGCGAAGCCGGCACCACACTTGTTCTGGTCACGCACGATATGGAACTGGCCTCCCGAACCCAACGCGTTATTCGGATCAAAGGCGGAGCGGTTGTGAATGAATTAGTGAATGATAGAATAATTGAGGGATGA
- a CDS encoding arylesterase: MKFFPMSKTPFSVISGLLLVLTVWGCGSSDTKTSQTSNAAKPADTKPASTAKNQTILFYGNSLTAGYGVEPTQAFPALIGQKIDSAGLNYTVVNAGLSGETTAGGKSRIGWVLRQPVAVFVLELGGNDGLRGLPLTATRQNLQAIMDTVRQKSPQAKIVLAGMQIPPNMGTSYAKEFRGMFKELADKNKVVLIPFLLENVGGIPKLNQPDGIHPTPAGHKIVANTVWKVLKPVL, translated from the coding sequence ATGAAGTTCTTTCCAATGAGTAAAACACCCTTTTCTGTGATAAGCGGGTTGTTGCTGGTCTTAACGGTCTGGGGATGTGGATCATCCGATACCAAAACGTCCCAAACAAGCAACGCTGCCAAACCCGCGGATACCAAACCAGCCAGTACGGCCAAAAACCAAACTATTTTGTTCTACGGCAATAGCCTGACGGCTGGTTATGGTGTTGAACCAACGCAGGCATTCCCTGCGCTGATTGGGCAAAAGATTGACTCCGCCGGACTAAATTATACCGTTGTCAACGCTGGCCTGAGTGGTGAAACGACCGCCGGTGGCAAAAGCCGGATTGGCTGGGTGCTGCGCCAACCCGTAGCGGTCTTTGTGCTGGAACTTGGCGGCAACGACGGGCTGCGGGGGCTTCCCTTAACGGCCACCCGTCAAAATCTGCAGGCCATTATGGATACTGTTCGGCAGAAAAGTCCGCAGGCTAAAATCGTATTGGCCGGGATGCAGATTCCCCCCAATATGGGGACTTCTTATGCGAAGGAATTTAGAGGGATGTTCAAAGAGTTAGCCGACAAGAATAAGGTTGTCTTGATACCCTTCCTGCTCGAAAACGTGGGCGGTATTCCTAAATTAAACCAACCCGATGGCATTCATCCAACACCCGCCGGGCATAAAATTGTGGCAAACACGGTTTGGAAAGTGCTGAAGCCGGTGTTATAA